Proteins co-encoded in one Waddlia chondrophila WSU 86-1044 genomic window:
- the ric gene encoding iron-sulfur cluster repair di-iron protein, with product MNFLNENAKIGSLVEKKPEYANVFEKFGLDYCCKGDRTLKEACDEKKLNINEVLDHLKEIQTSDGGINWSQMSMKEMIESIIDKYHLYLRQELPRISQLLKKIKIKHGQRYAYISDLQNIFENMKGSLLKHIDEEEQLVFPLVMNLEVNKDSHKEEIKKYLSSLDEDHLEAGEALEKMKELTNGYTPPSDACMSHIVMLNSLERLERNLHEHIHKENQILFPRAKAML from the coding sequence ATGAATTTCCTAAATGAAAATGCAAAAATTGGAAGTTTGGTAGAGAAAAAACCCGAATACGCAAATGTTTTTGAAAAGTTTGGATTAGATTACTGCTGCAAAGGCGATAGAACGTTGAAAGAGGCTTGCGATGAGAAAAAACTCAACATCAACGAAGTGTTGGATCATCTAAAGGAAATACAAACCTCCGATGGAGGCATCAATTGGAGTCAAATGTCTATGAAGGAAATGATCGAGAGTATCATAGATAAATACCATCTCTATCTAAGGCAAGAGCTGCCAAGAATCAGTCAATTGCTCAAGAAAATAAAGATTAAACATGGACAGAGATATGCCTATATTTCCGATCTTCAAAATATTTTTGAAAATATGAAGGGCTCTCTTTTAAAGCATATAGATGAAGAAGAACAGCTCGTTTTTCCCCTTGTGATGAATCTTGAAGTCAATAAAGATTCTCATAAAGAAGAGATAAAAAAATATTTAAGCTCTTTAGACGAGGATCACTTAGAGGCAGGAGAAGCATTGGAAAAAATGAAAGAATTGACAAATGGTTACACTCCGCCTTCTGATGCATGCATGTCCCATATTGTTATGCTCAACAGCTTGGAACGCTTGGAACGAAATTTACATGAACATATCCATAAGGAAAATCAGATTTTATTTCCTCGCGCAAAAGCTATGCTTTGA